One window of Triticum dicoccoides isolate Atlit2015 ecotype Zavitan chromosome 5A, WEW_v2.0, whole genome shotgun sequence genomic DNA carries:
- the LOC119300970 gene encoding regulatory-associated protein of TOR 1-like isoform X2, producing the protein MALGDLMASRLVHSSSSSSSSSLPTPSLAAVNHQTDRVDGELPVANGPELRREDAGEEDEEGRAVALVPCLPQVVVLCEQRHEGFDEAAVAAAAGPSTSGLVSKWRPKDRMKTGCVALVLCLNISVDPPDVIKISPCARMECWIDPFSMPPPKALENIGKTLHSQYERWQPKARYKLQLDPTVEEVKKLCNTCRKYARSERVLFHYNGHGVPKPTANGEIWMFNKSYTQYIPLPITDLDSWLKTPSIYVFDCSAAGMIVKAFLERLDWSSSSSASSVKDCILLAACEAHQTLPQSAEYPADVFTACLTTPIKMALHWFCKRSLLSGSLDHSLIDQIPGRQNDRKTLLGELNWIFTAITDTIAWNVLPHELFQRLFRQDLLVASLFRNFLLAERIMRSANCSPITYPLLPPTHQHHMWDAWDMAAEICLSKLPHLIADPNAEFQPSPFFTEQLTAFEVWLDHGSEDKKPPEQLPIVLQVLLSQSHRFRALVLLGRFLDMGPWAVDLALSVGIFPYVLKLLQTSAMELRQILVFIWTKILSLDKSCQVDLVKDGGHAYFIRFLDSLDAYPEQRAMAAFVLAVIVDGHRRGQEACMSAGLIDVCLRHLQPENPHDAQTEPLLLQWLCLCLGKLWEDFPEAQLLGLQSNAPEIVTCLLSEPQPEVRASAVFALGNLLDIGSPSVNGGDDDSDDDEKARAEINVVRSLLQVTSDGSPLVRAEVSVALTRFALGHNKHLKSVAAEYWRPQTNSLLKSLPSLANINNPSNVYSPSNFLQGSSGLSSHIGPVLRVGSDTSATGRDGRISTSSPIATNSIMHGSPQSDDSSQHSDSGILLRDNASNGGLSYTRSRPIIDSGIYSLFISTMCSIAKDPYPRIANIGRRALSLVGVEQVVMRNTRFGSGGAGESSAPSSNIGMARSSSWFDMNSGISMAFRTPPVSPPQHDYLTGLRRVCSMEFRPHLLNSPDGLADPLLSSAAAPSTSELNILPQSTIYNWSCGHFSRPLLTGSDDNGEVSARREERERTALDCIAKCQRSSACKMTSQIASWDTKFELGTKSALLLPFSPIVVAADENEQIRVWNYDDALPVNTFENHKLSDRGLSKLLLINELDESLLLVGSSDGNVRIWRNYTQKGGQKLVTAFSSVQGHRAAGRSVVIDWQQQSGYLYASGDMSSILVWDLDKEQLLNTIPSSADSGISALSASQVRSGQFAAGFIDASVRIFDVRTPDRLVYMARPHAPRTEKVVGIGFQPGFDPYKIVSASQAGDIQFLDVRRAAEPYLTIEAHRGSLTALAVHRHAPVIASGSAKQMIKVFSLEGEQLTIIRYQPSFMGQRIGSVNCLSFHPYKSLLAAGAGDNALVSIYAEDNYQVR; encoded by the exons ATGGCATTGGGAGATCTCATGGCGTCCAGGCTCGTGCACTCGTCCTCAtcgtcgtcctcgtcctcgctGCCCACCCCCTCCTTGGCGGCGGTGAACCACCAGACGGACCGCGTGGATGGTGAGCTCCCTGTCGCCAACGGGCCGGAGCTTCGGagggaggacgccggcgaggaggatgaGGAGGGGAGGGCCGTGGCGCTCGTGCCGTGCCTGCCGCAGGTGGTTGTGCTGTGCGAGCAGCGGCACGAGGGGTTCGATGaggctgcggtggcggcggcggccgggccaTCGACGAGCGGGCTCGTCTCCAAGTGGCGCCCCAAGGACAGG ATGAAGACTGGATGTGTTGCACTTGTATTATGTTTAAACATTAGTGTTGATCCGCCGGATGTAATTAAAATTTCCCCTTGTGCAAGAATGGAGTGTTGGATAG ATCCATTTTCTATGCCACCCCCCAAAGCCCTTGAAAATATTGGAAAAACATTACACTCACAGTATGAGCGATGGCAGCCTAAG GCTCGTTACAAGCTTCAGCTGGATCCAACAGTCGAAGAAGTCAAGAAGCTTTGTAATACTTGCCGCAAATATGCCAGATCAGAGAGGGTTCTTTTTCATTACAATGGTCATGGTGTACCAAAGCCTACGGCTAATGGAGAGATTTGGATGTTTAACAAG AGTTATACACAGTATATCCCTCTTCCTATTACTGATCTCGATTCATGGCTGAAAACACCATCGATTTATGTTTTTGACTGCTCAGCAGCTGGAATGATTGTGAAAGCTTTTCTAGAG CGCCTAGACTGGAGTTCAAGCTCTTCTGCGTCTTCAGTGAAGGATTGCATTCTCCTTGCTGCCTGTGAGGCACATCAAACTCTTCCTCAGAGTGCAGAATACCCCGCTGACGTGTTTACAGCTTGCCTGACCACTCCCATAAAAATGGCATTGCactg GTTTTGCAAACGATCATTACTCAGTGGTTCTCTGGATCACTCTCTTATTGACCAAATTCCTGGAAGACAAAATGACCGTAAAACACTTCTGGGGGAGTTGAACTGGATTTTCACTGCTATTACAGATACTATTGCATGGAATGTTCTTCCTCATG AATTATTCCAAAGGCTTTTCAGGCAGGATCTTTTGGTCGCCAGTCTCTTTCGCAACTTCTTACTTGCTGAGAGAATCATGCGGTCTGCAAACTGCTCACCAATTACGTACCCACTATTGCCACCCACACATCAACATCATATGTG GGATGCATGGGACATGGCTGCGGAGATCTGCCTTTCCAAGCTTCCTCATTTGATTGCTGATCCTAATGCAGAGTTTCAG CCGAGCCCATTTTTCACGGAACAATTGACAGCATTCGAAGTGTGGCTTGATCATGGTTCTGAGGATAAGAAACCCCCTGAACAGTTACCCATTGTTCTTCAG GTCCTGCTTAGCCAATCACACAGATTTAGAGCACTTGTTCTGCTTGGAAGATTTCTTGATATGGGTCCATGGGCAGTTGATTTG GCCTTATCTGTTGGTATCTTCCCTTACGTGCTCAAACTGCTCCAAACAAGTGCGATGGAGTTGcgtcaaattcttgtgttcatatggacaaaaattctCTCTCTTGATAAG TCATGCCAGGTTGATTTGGTGAAAGATGGAGGGCATGCATATTTTATCAGGTTTCTTGATAGTTTGGATGCTTACCCGGAGCAGCGTGCAATGGCTGCTTTCGTTTTAGCAGTTATTGTGGATGGGCATAGGAGGGGTCAAGAGGCTTGCATGAGTGCAGGTCTTATAGATGTTTGCCTGAGACATCTGCAACCTGAGAATCCTCATGATGCACAGACAGAGCCTTTGCTTTTGCAATGGCTTTGTTTATGCCTTGGCAAACTCTGGGAAGATTTCCCTGAGGCTCAGTTACTTGGTCTACAATCAAATGCACCCGAAATTGTTACATGTTTATTGTCTGAGCCTCAACCTGAG GTCAGAGCCTCTGCTGTTTTTGCACTTGGAAATCTGTTGGACATTGGATCTCCATCAGTGAATGGAGGTGATGACGACTCTGATGATGATGAAAAGGCGAGAGCTGAAATAAATGTTGTTCGAAGCCTTCTGCAAGTCACTTCAGATGGTAGCCCTCTTGTTAGAGCCGAGGTTTCTGTAG CTCTTACTCGCTTTGCGCTGGGCCACAACAAACATCTCAAATCTGTTGCTGCGGAGTACTGGAGACCTCAAACCAATTCACTGCTGAAGTCACTACCATCATTGGCTAATATTAATAACCCAAGCAATGTTTACAGTCCCAGTAACTTTTTGCAAGGCAGCAGTGGCCTTTCTTCTCATATTGGTCCTGTGTTAAGGGTTGGTAGTGATACCAGTGCCACAGGTCGTGATGGAAGAATTTCTACAAGCAGCCCGATTGCGACAAATAGCATTATGCATGGGTCTCCCCAGTCAGATGATTCTTCTCAGCACTCTGATTCAGGCATATTGCTGAGAGATAATGCAAGTAACGGTGGTCTCAGCTACACCAGGTCAAGGCCTATTATTGACAGTGGAATTTATTCCCTATTTATTTCGACGATGTGCTCTATTGCTAAAGATCCTTACCCTAGAATTGCAAATATTGGCCGGAGAGCACTGTCCCTTGTAGGGGTTGAGCAAGTGGTCATGAGAAATACTAGATTTGGCAgtgggggtgcaggagagtcatcTGCTCCTTCATCAAACATAGGAATGGCACGTTCTTCTTCCTGGTTTGACATGAATTCTG gaatctcaatgGCATTTAGGACCCCTCCTGTTAGTCCACCTCAGCATGATTACCTTACAGGGTTGCGCCGCGTGTGTTCTATGGAGTTCAGACCACATCTCTTGAACTCACCTGATGGCTTAGCTGATCCGCTCTTAAGCTCTGCTGCAGCCCCCAGTACCAGTGAGCTTAATATACTTCCCCAATCAACAATTTACAACTGGAGTTGTGGCCACTTCTCTAGGCCTCTTCTAACCGGGTCTGATGATAATGGGGAAGTAAGTgctagaagagaagagagggaacgAACTGCACTGGATTGCATCGCTAAGTGCCAGCGTTCCT CAGCATGCAAAATGACTAGCCAAATTGCTAGCTGGGATACAAAGTTTGAGTTGGGTACAAAATCAGCATTGCTGTTACCTTTTTCTCCAATCGTCGTTGCAGCTGATGAAAACGAGCAAATAAG AGTGTGGAATTATGACGATGCTCTACCAGTGAATACTTTCGAGAACCACAAGTTGTCTGACAGAGGACTATCCAAACTTTTACTTATCAATGAGCTTGATGAAAGCTTGCTTTTAGTTGGCTCAA GTGATGGAAATGTCCGTATATGGAGAAACTATACTCAAAAGGGAGGACAGAAACTTGTAACTGCTTTCTCATCAGTTCAGGGCCATCGAGCTGCAGGCCGCAGCGTTGTGATTGACTGGCAACAGCAATCTGGTTATCTG TATGCATCTGGTGACATGTCTTCCATCCTTGTATGGGATCTTGACAAGGAGCAACTTCTCAACACCATTCCATCATCTGCTGATAGTGGCATTTCAGCTCTG TCTGCATCTCAGGTTAGATCTGGTCAATTTGCTGCCGGTTTTATTGACGCATCCGTAAGGATATTTGATGTTCGTACCCCTGACAG GCTAGTTTATATGGCAAGACCACATGCCCCAAGAACTGAAAAGGTCGTCGGTATAGGATTTCAGCCTGGATTTGATCCATACAAG ATTGTAAGCGCATCTCAAGCTGGAGACATTCAGTTTCTTGATGTTAGAAGGGCTGCTGAACCCTACCTCACTATTGAAGCTCACAGGGGTTCATTAACAGCATTGGCTGTTCACCGGCATGCCCCAGTCATTGCAAGTGGCTCAGCTAAGCAAATGATTAAAGTGTTCAGTCTTGAAGGAGAACAGCTAACGATCATTCGGTACCAGCCATCTTTTATGGGCCAAAGGATAGGAAGTGTAAACTGCCTTTCGTTCCATCCGTACAAATCTCTCCTGGCTGCTGGAGCTGGTGATAATGCTCTGGTCTCTATCTATGCTGAGGACAATTATCAAGTAAGATGA
- the LOC119300970 gene encoding regulatory-associated protein of TOR 1-like isoform X1, with the protein MALGDLMASRLVHSSSSSSSSSLPTPSLAAVNHQTDRVDGELPVANGPELRREDAGEEDEEGRAVALVPCLPQVVVLCEQRHEGFDEAAVAAAAGPSTSGLVSKWRPKDRMKTGCVALVLCLNISVDPPDVIKISPCARMECWIDPFSMPPPKALENIGKTLHSQYERWQPKARYKLQLDPTVEEVKKLCNTCRKYARSERVLFHYNGHGVPKPTANGEIWMFNKSYTQYIPLPITDLDSWLKTPSIYVFDCSAAGMIVKAFLERLDWSSSSSASSVKDCILLAACEAHQTLPQSAEYPADVFTACLTTPIKMALHWFCKRSLLSGSLDHSLIDQIPGRQNDRKTLLGELNWIFTAITDTIAWNVLPHELFQRLFRQDLLVASLFRNFLLAERIMRSANCSPITYPLLPPTHQHHMWDAWDMAAEICLSKLPHLIADPNAEFQPSPFFTEQLTAFEVWLDHGSEDKKPPEQLPIVLQVLLSQSHRFRALVLLGRFLDMGPWAVDLALSVGIFPYVLKLLQTSAMELRQILVFIWTKILSLDKSCQVDLVKDGGHAYFIRFLDSLDAYPEQRAMAAFVLAVIVDGHRRGQEACMSAGLIDVCLRHLQPENPHDAQTEPLLLQWLCLCLGKLWEDFPEAQLLGLQSNAPEIVTCLLSEPQPEVRASAVFALGNLLDIGSPSVNGGDDDSDDDEKARAEINVVRSLLQVTSDGSPLVRAEVSVALTRFALGHNKHLKSVAAEYWRPQTNSLLKSLPSLANINNPSNVYSPSNFLQGSSGLSSHIGPVLRVGSDTSATGRDGRISTSSPIATNSIMHGSPQSDDSSQHSDSGILLRDNASNGGLSYTRSRPIIDSGIYSLFISTMCSIAKDPYPRIANIGRRALSLVGVEQVVMRNTRFGSGGAGESSAPSSNIGMARSSSWFDMNSGISMAFRTPPVSPPQHDYLTGLRRVCSMEFRPHLLNSPDGLADPLLSSAAAPSTSELNILPQSTIYNWSCGHFSRPLLTGSDDNGEVSARREERERTALDCIAKCQRSSACKMTSQIASWDTKFELGTKSALLLPFSPIVVAADENEQIRVWNYDDALPVNTFENHKLSDRGLSKLLLINELDESLLLVGSSMPSLFMAFSCICTYVFLVTSFFHTVGDGNVRIWRNYTQKGGQKLVTAFSSVQGHRAAGRSVVIDWQQQSGYLYASGDMSSILVWDLDKEQLLNTIPSSADSGISALSASQVRSGQFAAGFIDASVRIFDVRTPDRLVYMARPHAPRTEKVVGIGFQPGFDPYKIVSASQAGDIQFLDVRRAAEPYLTIEAHRGSLTALAVHRHAPVIASGSAKQMIKVFSLEGEQLTIIRYQPSFMGQRIGSVNCLSFHPYKSLLAAGAGDNALVSIYAEDNYQVR; encoded by the exons ATGGCATTGGGAGATCTCATGGCGTCCAGGCTCGTGCACTCGTCCTCAtcgtcgtcctcgtcctcgctGCCCACCCCCTCCTTGGCGGCGGTGAACCACCAGACGGACCGCGTGGATGGTGAGCTCCCTGTCGCCAACGGGCCGGAGCTTCGGagggaggacgccggcgaggaggatgaGGAGGGGAGGGCCGTGGCGCTCGTGCCGTGCCTGCCGCAGGTGGTTGTGCTGTGCGAGCAGCGGCACGAGGGGTTCGATGaggctgcggtggcggcggcggccgggccaTCGACGAGCGGGCTCGTCTCCAAGTGGCGCCCCAAGGACAGG ATGAAGACTGGATGTGTTGCACTTGTATTATGTTTAAACATTAGTGTTGATCCGCCGGATGTAATTAAAATTTCCCCTTGTGCAAGAATGGAGTGTTGGATAG ATCCATTTTCTATGCCACCCCCCAAAGCCCTTGAAAATATTGGAAAAACATTACACTCACAGTATGAGCGATGGCAGCCTAAG GCTCGTTACAAGCTTCAGCTGGATCCAACAGTCGAAGAAGTCAAGAAGCTTTGTAATACTTGCCGCAAATATGCCAGATCAGAGAGGGTTCTTTTTCATTACAATGGTCATGGTGTACCAAAGCCTACGGCTAATGGAGAGATTTGGATGTTTAACAAG AGTTATACACAGTATATCCCTCTTCCTATTACTGATCTCGATTCATGGCTGAAAACACCATCGATTTATGTTTTTGACTGCTCAGCAGCTGGAATGATTGTGAAAGCTTTTCTAGAG CGCCTAGACTGGAGTTCAAGCTCTTCTGCGTCTTCAGTGAAGGATTGCATTCTCCTTGCTGCCTGTGAGGCACATCAAACTCTTCCTCAGAGTGCAGAATACCCCGCTGACGTGTTTACAGCTTGCCTGACCACTCCCATAAAAATGGCATTGCactg GTTTTGCAAACGATCATTACTCAGTGGTTCTCTGGATCACTCTCTTATTGACCAAATTCCTGGAAGACAAAATGACCGTAAAACACTTCTGGGGGAGTTGAACTGGATTTTCACTGCTATTACAGATACTATTGCATGGAATGTTCTTCCTCATG AATTATTCCAAAGGCTTTTCAGGCAGGATCTTTTGGTCGCCAGTCTCTTTCGCAACTTCTTACTTGCTGAGAGAATCATGCGGTCTGCAAACTGCTCACCAATTACGTACCCACTATTGCCACCCACACATCAACATCATATGTG GGATGCATGGGACATGGCTGCGGAGATCTGCCTTTCCAAGCTTCCTCATTTGATTGCTGATCCTAATGCAGAGTTTCAG CCGAGCCCATTTTTCACGGAACAATTGACAGCATTCGAAGTGTGGCTTGATCATGGTTCTGAGGATAAGAAACCCCCTGAACAGTTACCCATTGTTCTTCAG GTCCTGCTTAGCCAATCACACAGATTTAGAGCACTTGTTCTGCTTGGAAGATTTCTTGATATGGGTCCATGGGCAGTTGATTTG GCCTTATCTGTTGGTATCTTCCCTTACGTGCTCAAACTGCTCCAAACAAGTGCGATGGAGTTGcgtcaaattcttgtgttcatatggacaaaaattctCTCTCTTGATAAG TCATGCCAGGTTGATTTGGTGAAAGATGGAGGGCATGCATATTTTATCAGGTTTCTTGATAGTTTGGATGCTTACCCGGAGCAGCGTGCAATGGCTGCTTTCGTTTTAGCAGTTATTGTGGATGGGCATAGGAGGGGTCAAGAGGCTTGCATGAGTGCAGGTCTTATAGATGTTTGCCTGAGACATCTGCAACCTGAGAATCCTCATGATGCACAGACAGAGCCTTTGCTTTTGCAATGGCTTTGTTTATGCCTTGGCAAACTCTGGGAAGATTTCCCTGAGGCTCAGTTACTTGGTCTACAATCAAATGCACCCGAAATTGTTACATGTTTATTGTCTGAGCCTCAACCTGAG GTCAGAGCCTCTGCTGTTTTTGCACTTGGAAATCTGTTGGACATTGGATCTCCATCAGTGAATGGAGGTGATGACGACTCTGATGATGATGAAAAGGCGAGAGCTGAAATAAATGTTGTTCGAAGCCTTCTGCAAGTCACTTCAGATGGTAGCCCTCTTGTTAGAGCCGAGGTTTCTGTAG CTCTTACTCGCTTTGCGCTGGGCCACAACAAACATCTCAAATCTGTTGCTGCGGAGTACTGGAGACCTCAAACCAATTCACTGCTGAAGTCACTACCATCATTGGCTAATATTAATAACCCAAGCAATGTTTACAGTCCCAGTAACTTTTTGCAAGGCAGCAGTGGCCTTTCTTCTCATATTGGTCCTGTGTTAAGGGTTGGTAGTGATACCAGTGCCACAGGTCGTGATGGAAGAATTTCTACAAGCAGCCCGATTGCGACAAATAGCATTATGCATGGGTCTCCCCAGTCAGATGATTCTTCTCAGCACTCTGATTCAGGCATATTGCTGAGAGATAATGCAAGTAACGGTGGTCTCAGCTACACCAGGTCAAGGCCTATTATTGACAGTGGAATTTATTCCCTATTTATTTCGACGATGTGCTCTATTGCTAAAGATCCTTACCCTAGAATTGCAAATATTGGCCGGAGAGCACTGTCCCTTGTAGGGGTTGAGCAAGTGGTCATGAGAAATACTAGATTTGGCAgtgggggtgcaggagagtcatcTGCTCCTTCATCAAACATAGGAATGGCACGTTCTTCTTCCTGGTTTGACATGAATTCTG gaatctcaatgGCATTTAGGACCCCTCCTGTTAGTCCACCTCAGCATGATTACCTTACAGGGTTGCGCCGCGTGTGTTCTATGGAGTTCAGACCACATCTCTTGAACTCACCTGATGGCTTAGCTGATCCGCTCTTAAGCTCTGCTGCAGCCCCCAGTACCAGTGAGCTTAATATACTTCCCCAATCAACAATTTACAACTGGAGTTGTGGCCACTTCTCTAGGCCTCTTCTAACCGGGTCTGATGATAATGGGGAAGTAAGTgctagaagagaagagagggaacgAACTGCACTGGATTGCATCGCTAAGTGCCAGCGTTCCT CAGCATGCAAAATGACTAGCCAAATTGCTAGCTGGGATACAAAGTTTGAGTTGGGTACAAAATCAGCATTGCTGTTACCTTTTTCTCCAATCGTCGTTGCAGCTGATGAAAACGAGCAAATAAG AGTGTGGAATTATGACGATGCTCTACCAGTGAATACTTTCGAGAACCACAAGTTGTCTGACAGAGGACTATCCAAACTTTTACTTATCAATGAGCTTGATGAAAGCTTGCTTTTAGTTGGCTCAAGTATGCCTTCCCTCTTTATGGCTTTCTCTTGTATCTGTACATATGTATTCCTTGTGACATCTTTTTTTCATACTGTAGGTGATGGAAATGTCCGTATATGGAGAAACTATACTCAAAAGGGAGGACAGAAACTTGTAACTGCTTTCTCATCAGTTCAGGGCCATCGAGCTGCAGGCCGCAGCGTTGTGATTGACTGGCAACAGCAATCTGGTTATCTG TATGCATCTGGTGACATGTCTTCCATCCTTGTATGGGATCTTGACAAGGAGCAACTTCTCAACACCATTCCATCATCTGCTGATAGTGGCATTTCAGCTCTG TCTGCATCTCAGGTTAGATCTGGTCAATTTGCTGCCGGTTTTATTGACGCATCCGTAAGGATATTTGATGTTCGTACCCCTGACAG GCTAGTTTATATGGCAAGACCACATGCCCCAAGAACTGAAAAGGTCGTCGGTATAGGATTTCAGCCTGGATTTGATCCATACAAG ATTGTAAGCGCATCTCAAGCTGGAGACATTCAGTTTCTTGATGTTAGAAGGGCTGCTGAACCCTACCTCACTATTGAAGCTCACAGGGGTTCATTAACAGCATTGGCTGTTCACCGGCATGCCCCAGTCATTGCAAGTGGCTCAGCTAAGCAAATGATTAAAGTGTTCAGTCTTGAAGGAGAACAGCTAACGATCATTCGGTACCAGCCATCTTTTATGGGCCAAAGGATAGGAAGTGTAAACTGCCTTTCGTTCCATCCGTACAAATCTCTCCTGGCTGCTGGAGCTGGTGATAATGCTCTGGTCTCTATCTATGCTGAGGACAATTATCAAGTAAGATGA